In Nicotiana tabacum cultivar K326 chromosome 19, ASM71507v2, whole genome shotgun sequence, one DNA window encodes the following:
- the LOC107790817 gene encoding phytochrome A-associated F-box protein has product MSNTSMYSDGFFSKLSDDLVLNIFYKLEDDPRNWARLSCVSTKFSSMIHNICYKSKCSLTISSVVSDLLSTPSSTSTTPPVVWASLYKLAVCCPGLHQAGVLLENSDFGLERELGPDESYLDRALAQSGSSLQSQPMPSSSNNQIDSGEVVTDCGWSLFDDLMFDTVYDASESTPNQPEVVEPPQNVVVTPSRVSKRRKIYRSLCSHLASGVWNLSREQGNKLLASRFKGDCLYICDWPGCIHIEEKRNYMLFRGIFKNFKQSRVWRTINDGNRKKIDLNCAFCSSNQTWDLHSAFCLRRYFGFHDDGEPVVRAYVCENGHVSGAWTDWPLYT; this is encoded by the exons ATGTCTAACACGAGTATGTACTCTGATGGGTTTTTCTCAAAACTCTCAGATGATCTTGTTCTCAACATATTTTACAAGCTAGAAGATGACCCAAGAAACTGGGCTCGTTTATCTTGCGTTTCTACAAAATTTTCTTCTATGATTCACAATATCTGCTACAAATCCAAATGCTCTTTGACCATTTCTTCAGTTGTTTCCGATCTCCTTAGCACACCATCTTCTACTTCAACCACCCCACCTGTGGTCTGGGCTTCACTTTACAAGCTAGCCGTATGCTGCCCTGGTCTTCACCAAGCTGGTGTTCTTTTGGAGAATTCCGATTTTGGGCTCGAACGTGAGCTCGGCCCAGATGAGAGTTACCTAGATCGGGCCTTGGCCCAATCCGGTAGTAGTTTACAGTCTCAGCCAATGCCTTCGTCGAGTAATAACCAAATTGATTCTGGTGAAGTAGTAACTGATTGTGGTTGGTCTTTGTTTGACGATCTTATGTTTGATACTGTTTATGATGCTTCTGAATCAACCCCAAATCAGCCTGAGGTCGTGGAGCCGCCCCAAAACGTAGTTGTGACCCCCTCAAG GGTTTCTAAGAGGCGGAAAATATATAGATCGCTTTGTTCTCATTTGGCATCCGGGGTATGGAACTTGAGCCGTGAGCAGGGGAATAAGCTACTAGCAAGTAGATTTAAAGGGGATTGCTTGTACATATGTGATTGGCCTGGTTGTATTCACATTGAGGAGAAGAGGAATTACATGCTATTTCGGGGGATTTTCAAGAATTTCAAGCAGTCGAGGGTTTGGAGGACGATAAACGATGGTAACAGGAAGAAGATTGATCTGAATTGCGCGTTTTGCTCGTCGAACCAGACGTGGGATCTGCATTCGGCGTTCTGTTTGAGGAGGTATTTTGGGTTCCATGATGATGGGGAACCAGTTGTTCGAGCTTATGTCTGTGAGAATGGCCATGTTTCTGGAGCATGGACTGACTGGCCATTGTATACCTGA